TGCGAGTCGATGTGCAGGTCGCCCTCGGTCTTCACGGTCAGGTCGAACAGACCGTGCCGGCCGAGCTGGTCGAGCATGTGGTCGTAGAAGCCGACCCCGGTCGACACATCGACCTTGCCGGTGCCGTCGAGGTCGATCTCGACGAGGACCGACGTCTCCTTGGTCGTGCGCTGCACGCGTCCCACGCGGCTCATGAACTCTGCTCCTTCTTCAACTCACGGACCGCGTCGAGGAACGCGTCGTTCTCCTGGGGCGTCCCGGCGGTGACCCGCAGCCACCCCGGTACCCCGTTGTCCCGGACCAGGACGCCCCGGTCGAGGATCTTCCGCCAGGCGTCGTGGGCGTCGGCGAACCGCCCGAACTGCACGAAGTTCGCGTCCGACTCGGTGACGTCGTAGCCGATCGCGCGCAGTTCGGCGACCAGCCGGTCCCGTTCGGTCTTCAGCTGCTCGACGTATCCGAGCAGCGTGTCGGTGTGCTCCAGGGCGGCCAGGGCGGTCGCCTGGGTGACGGCCGACAGGTGGTACGGCAGCCGTACGAGCTGGACGGCGTCGACGACGGCCGGGTCCGCCGCGAGATAGCCGAGGCGCAGGCCGGCCGCGCCGAAGGCCTTGGACATGGTCCGGGAGATCACCAGGTGCGGACGGCCCGCCAGCAGCGGCAGCAGCGAGTCGCCGTGGCTGAACTCGACGTACGCCTCGTCCACGACCACCATCGACGGCTTCGCCGCCTGCGCGGCGTCGTACAGGGCCACCACCGTCTCGCGGGAGACCGCGTTGCCGGTGGGGTTGTTGGGGGTGGTGATGAAGACGACGTCGGGCCGGTGCTCGGCGATCGCGCGCTCGGCCGCGGCGGGATCGATGGTGAAGTCCTCGTTGCGGGGACCGGAGACCCAGCCGGTGCCCGTCCCGCGCGCGATCAGGCCGTGCATCGAGTACGACGGCTCGAAGCCGATGGCCGTACGGCCCGGTCCGCCGAACGTCTGGAGCAGCTGCTGGATGACCTCGTTGGAGCCGTTGGCCGCCCAGACGTGGGCCGGGCCGACCTCGTACCCGGACGTCTTCGTCAGGTACTCGGCGAGCCTGGTGCGCAGCTCGACGGCGTCGCGGTCCGGGTAGCGGTTGAGGTTGCGGGCCGCCGCACGCACCCGCTCGGCGATCCGTTCGACCAGCGGTTCGGGCAGCGGGTAGGGGTTCTCGTTGGTGTTCAGCCGTACGGGGACGTCCAGCTGGGGCGCGCCGTAGGGGGACTTGCCGCGCAGCTCGTCCCGTACGGGGAGGTCGTCGATACCGGTCACTTGCTCTCGGGAACCTTCCATCCGAACCGCGCCTTGATCGCCGCGCCGTGCGCGGGCAGGTCCTCCGCCTCCGCCAGCGTCACGACGTGGTGCGCGACCTCGGCCAGCGCGTCCTTCGTGTAGTCGACGATGTGGATGCCGCGCAGGAAGGACTGCACGGACAGGCCCGAGGAGTGGCAGGCGCAGCCGCCGGTGGGCAGGACGTGGTTGGACCCGGCCGCGTAGTCGCCGAGCGAGACCGGCGCCCAGGGGCCGACGAAGACGGCGCCGGCGTTGCGCACCCGGTCGGCGACCGCGGCGGCGTCGGCCGTCTGGATCTCCAGGTGCTCGGCGCCGTACGCGTCGACCACCCGCAGTCCCTCGTCGATGCCGTCGACCAGGACGATCGCCGACTGCTTGCCCTTGAGGGCCGGCACGATCCGGTCGTCGATGTGCCTGGTGGCCGCGACCTGCGGCTCGAGTTCCTTCTCCACCGCGTCCGCGAGCTCGGTGGAGTCGGTGACCAGGACGGCCGCCGCCAGCGGGTCGTGCTCGGCCTGGCTGATCAGGTCGGAGGCGACGTGCACCGGGTCGGCACCGGCGTCGGCGAGGATCGCGATCTCGGTCGGGCCGGCCTCGGCGTCGATGCCGATCTTGCCGGTGAAGTAGCGCTTGGCGGCGGCGACCCAGATGTTGCCGGGGCCGGTGACCATGTTGGCGGGCGGGCAGGACTCGGTGCCGTAGGCGAACATCGCCACGGCCGTGGCGCCACCGGCGGCGTACACCTCGTCGACGCCGAGCAGGGCGCACGCGGCGAGGATCGTCGGGTGCGGCAGCCCGCCGAAGTCGGCCTGGGCCGGGGAGGCGAGCGCGATCGACTCGACGCCGGCCTCCTGTGCGGGCACGACGTTCATGACCACGGACGACGGGTAGACCGAGCGGCCGCCCGGCGCGTACAGCCCGACGCGCTCGACCGGCACCCACTTCTCGGTGACCGAGCCGCCGGGCACGACCTGGGTGGTGTGGGTGGAGCGGCGCTGCTCGCGGTGGACGAGCCGGGCCCGCCGGATCGACTCCTCCAGGGCCGCGCGCACGGCCGGGTCGAGCTCCTGAAGCGCACGGGTCAGCGCCGCCGGCGGGACCCGGACCTGGTCGAGCTTGACACCGTCGAACTTCTCGGCGAAGTCGATCAGCGCCGCGTCGCCCCGATGATGCACGGCCTCGCAGATCGGACGCACCTTCTCCAGGGCGGCCTGAACGTCGAATTCGGCTCGGGGCAGCAGGTCGCGCAGGGCGGGACCCTCCGGGAGGGCGTCGCCGCGCAGATCGATTCGGGAGATCACACACCCAATTCTCGCAGACCCGGACGCGGCGCCGTCCGCGCGTATCAGTGGCTGATACGAGACTCCGCTCACGCCGTGCGCCACCGGCCGGAACACCGTCCTCACGTTGCGCGTTCGGCGCGTCACTCAGCGGGCATGAACGGCAGTACGAAACCGATGAGTAGCCGGGGGGGGGAAGGGACCACCGTGACCGAGGGGGCCGGCATCCGGGACGGGGACCTGCCGGACGACCTGACCGCCGCCGAGGCGGGCATGTGGCAGGCCTTCCGCAACGGCAGCGTGTACGACCTGAGCAGCGGCGACACGGCCGTCGACGATCCGCACGGCGGCCATCCGTGGGGGCCGGAGCGGACCGTGCGGGCCCGCACCGTGTGCTGGCTGCTGCTGGACGGGCCGCCCGCCCTCGCGGGCCGGGTGGCCTCACTGAAGCTCACCGGCATCCAGGTCAGCGGCAGCCTGGACCTCGCGGGCGGCACGGTCACGCCGTACGTCGAGCTGCGGAGCTGCCGCTTCGAGCGGGAGATCCTGCTGCCGGAGGCCCGGTTCACGACCGTGCGGCTGGTGAACTGCTCGGTGCCGCGGCTGGAGGCGGCGCGCGTGCAGACCGAGGGCGATCTGCACCTGCCGCGCTGCCGGTTCCTGGGCGGCGTCCGGCTGACCGACGCGCAGATCGGCACCGACCTGCTGCTCAACCAGGCGGTGGTGTACCGGGACCGCACCGGCCGCTCGATCTCCGCGGACGGCATGACCGTCGGCCAGGACCTCCAGGCCGAGATGCTGGAGTCGCACGGCGAGCTGAGCCTGCGCAGCGCGAACGTGGGCGTCTCGCTCAGTCTGCGCGGGGCCCGGCTGCGCAACCCGTACACCCGGCTCGCGCTGAACGCCCCGCAGCTGACCGTCGAGCGCACGCTGTACCTCTCCCCGGCGGGCGTCGGCGGCCCGCAGCTCGCCGGGCGCACACCGCCGCGCGGGACGCGGATGCAGCACTTCGAGTGCCACGGCGGGGTGCGCCTCGACGACGGCCGGTTCGGGGACGCCGTCGACCTGGAACGCGCCCGGTTCGTCCTCACCGACGAGCAGGAGCTGTCGCTGCGCCGGGTGCAGGCGCCCGAGCTGCGCTTCCTCGGGGAGCGGCCGCAGCGCGGCAAGGTGGTGCTGTCCGGCGCGCGGGTCGTCAACCTGGTCGACCGGGCGAGCAGCTGGCCGGGCCCCGGCAATCTGCACATGCCGGGCTTCGCCTACGAGAACCTGGTGCCGCGGGGACCGTTCCCGCTGACCGAGCGGCTGGAGTGGGTGGCCGCCGCGACCGCCGAGTACCACCCGGAGCCGTACGAGCGTCTGGCCGCCGTGCTGCGGGCGAGCGGGGAGGACGAGGACGCGCGCGAGGTGCTGCTCGCCAAGCAGCGCCGCCGCCGGGAGACGCTGCCGCCGGCCGCCAAGCTCTGGGGGTACGCCCAGGACCTGACCGTGGCCTACGGGTACCGGCCGGGGCGGGCCGCGGTGTGGATGGCGGTGCTGTGGGCGGCCGGCTCGCTGGCGTTCGCGTACGCCGGACCGCCCCGCACCGGCGGCGGCCCGGTTCAGCCGCCGTGGAACCCGGCCCTGTTCGCCCTCGATCTGCTGCTGCCGGTGATCGACCTGGGTCAGGTGGGTGTGTGGCGCCTGGACGGCGGCTGGCAGTGGCTGGCGGCCGCGCTGGTCCTGCTCGGCTGGGTCCTCGCCACGACGGTGGCGGCGGGGGCGACACGGCTGCTGCGGCGCGACTGAGGGCCGCGCGGTGCCCGGGGAGTGGGCGGGGCGGACGCGCACGGCGCGGCGACCACTAGGCTCTTGGGTCGTGACCACCGTCCGGCTGCCGCTCTTCCCCCTGAACACGGTGCTGTTCCCGGGGCTCGTGCTCCCCTTGAACGTCTTCGAGGAGCGCTACCGCGCCATGATGCGCACGCTCGCGAAGACCCCCGAGGACGAACCGCGCCGCTTCGCCGTCGTGGCGATCCGCGACGGCCACGAGGTCGCGCCGAGCGCGCCCGGCATGCCCGACCCGACGGCGGCGCCCGAGCGGGGGCCGGCGGCCGGGTTCGGCGCCGATCCGGCCAAGGCGTTCCACGGCGTGGGCTGCGTGGCCGACGCGGCGACGATCCGGGAGCGGGCCGACGGCACGTTCGAGGTGCTGGCGACCGGGACGACCCGGGTGCGGCTGTTGTCGGTGGACGCGTCGGGGCCGTACCTCACGGCCGAGCTGGAGGAGCTGACCGAGGAGCCCGGCGACGAGGCGGGGGCACTGGCCGAGGGGGTGCTGCGGGCGTTCCGGCAGTACCAGAAGCGGCTGGCGGGGGCGCGGGAGCGGTCATTGTCGACCGGCGGGGAGCTGCCGGACGAGCCGTCGGTGGTGTCGTACCTGGTGGCCGCCGCGATGACGCTGGACACCCCGGCGAAGCAGCGCCTGCTCCAGGCGCCCGACACGGCGTCCCGCCTGCGGGACGAGCTGAAACTCCTTCGCTCCGAGACGGCCATCCTCCGTACGCTGCCGTCACTGCCGGCGGCGGACCTGACGCGGTCGCCGACCAGCCTGAACTGACCTTCGAACGACCTGGGGAACAGCCCGGATGGCCAAGAAGCCGAAGAAGAACCAGCAGTCCGGCGGCACGCCCGCGACGGTGGCACTGACGGCGGCGGGCGTGGACTTCACGGTCCACTCCTACGACCACGACCCGTCCCACCCCTCCTACGGCGAGGAGGCGGCGGAGGCGATGGGCGTCTCACCGGACCGCGTCTTCAAGACCCTGGTGGCGGACGTCGACGGCGCCCTGACGGTGGCGGTGGTCCCGGTGTCGGGCACGCTGGACCTGAAGGCCCTCGCCGCGGCGGTGGGCGGCAAGAAGGCGACGATGGCGGACCCGGCCCTGGCCGAGCGCACCACGGGCTACGTCCGCGGCGGCATCTCCCCCCTGGGCCAGCGCAAGAAGCTCCCCACCGTCCTGGACGCCTCGGCCTCCGCCCACACCACGATCTGCGTCTCGGCGGGCCGCCGGGGCATGGAGGTGGAGCTGTCGCCGGGAGACCTGGCCGGCCTCACGGCCGCGACCCTGGCCCCGATCGGCCGCGCCTGACCCTCGGCGGCAGCCCCGGTCCGGGTTCCCGCCCCGTCCTTCCCGACCCCTCGACGGCAGGCCCTTCCTCGGTTAAGGAGAAAGGGCATGTCGAAGAGAACCCGGAAACGGAAATGGCGCGTACGCAAACGCCGGGCCAACCACGGACGGCGTCCGTCGTAGGCACCGGCGCCGGTCAGCCGCCCGCAGCCGATCCGGCCGGCTGCGGGCACCGGCGTCGAGCCGGCGCCGGGCGTCACGGAAGGGGGACAGCTACCGGGTCTCCCCGTGCGGCCCGTACCCCACCGGCTCGGGATCTCGGGGCCCGAACAACGCCATGAGCCCCAGATGCATCAGCAACCCGGCGAACGGCCAGGCCAGCAGCGCGCCCTTCGCCGCCAGCTTCAGCGGCGCAGAGAACGTGACGCCCTTGCCCACCGCCTTCGCGTGCGCCAGGACGTCCTGCGCGGGCCCGAGCCACACGCCCACCCGCCAGGCGAGCAGCGACCCGAGCAGGCCGCCGACCCCCAGCGCGACCACGTGCGGCACACTGCCACGCCGCCGTATCAGGAACACCAGGACGGCGCTCACCACGCCGAACGCCAGGGCGAGCAGAGTGAACGTTCCGTCGACTCCGACCGACTGCTCCCCCTCGGTGTCCCCGAGGTAGACGACCCAGACGCCGTTCGCCACGTCGCCGACCAGCGGCACCCGGGGCGCGAGCCAGTTCCACAGCAGCCCGAGCAGCACCCCGCACAGCGCCAGGACCACCGTGACCACGGCGGCCTGACGCACCTCGGTCCTCGTCCCGGGCCCGTCCCCGTCCTCACCCTTGCCGGCGTGAGCGCCTCCCTGAGCGCCGGCACGATCGTGCGCGCCCACTGCGTGCCCGGCCCCGGCCGGGGGCCACGCGTTGTGCGAGGACTGTTCGTGCGGCGGCGGAGGCGGCGTCAACGGTGCGGTCACCCTGACATCGTGCCAGGCCCGTCCGTGAGGCGCGTCACCGGACGGCGGCCCGGCGGTACGCCCAGGTGGCGGCGGCCAGTGAGATCACTCCGACCCCGGCGCACACGGCGAGGTCCGCGGCGACCCGGGTCCAGTCGGGGTGCGCGGAGAAGGTCCGCGCGTAGGCCTCGACGCCGTAGGTCGAGGGCAGCAGGTCCCGGGCGAAACGCACGATCTGCGGCATGCGCTCCGGCGGCAGCACGCCCAGCAGCAGCGCCGCCGACATGCCGAGCTGTCCCAGCAGGGTGGCCAGCTCCGGGCGCGGCGCGAGCAGCCCGAAGGCCGCGCCGAGCCCGGACAGCGCGGCCCCGGCCAGCGGGATGACCGCCAGCAGGATCCACAGGTTGGCCAGCGGCAGGCCGAACAGCACGCAGCCGACGACGGCGGTCACCAGCGTTCCCGGCACGGTGAAGGAGGCGTAGGCCGCGGCGGCTCCGAGGACCACCGCGGCCGGCGGTACCGGGAGGGTGGCGTAGTGGTCGAGTCCGCCGGTGGCGCGCAGCTGCCCGAAGTACTGGGCCAGCAGGTTCAACGCCACGAAGGCGACGACCACGACCGACGACCCGGCGACCACGGCCTGCGCCTCGCTGCCGCCGTCCACCACGCCCCGCATCATGATCATGATGCCGACGGACTGGAAGGTCGCCACGAACAGCAGCGGAATGCGCGCCACCCGCGCCCGGGACAGCTGCGCCCGGTAGACGGCCGCCAGCGACGGCCACAGCCGCGCGGGCGGCGCGAGCTCGGCCGCGCCCCGGGCCGTCTCCTCGGCGGCCAGGACACTGCCCGGCAGCACCTCTGCGGGTACGACACTCACCTCGCGCTGCTCCCCTTCCCCGCTTCCACTGCGGCCTTCCTGCCGTTGCGTACGGATGCGACGGCCCGGCGTCTCACGCTCATGCCCTGACCAGCCCTTGCCGCGCGGCCCCGCCGAGCGCCATGTACACGTCCTCCAGGCTCGGCGTGGTCAGGGTGAAGTCGTCCAGCGCGGCGAAGGCGGCCCCGCCGGTGACCGTCGAGACGACCGCGCGGGCCTCCTCCGGCGCCAGCCGCAGCGTCCAGCGCCGCCCGGACTGCACGACCCGGTTCCGCAGCGCGGCCACCTCCGGCACGTCCAGCGGGGCCCGCTCCCGCCACACGAGGTCGACCCGCACCTCACCGGCGACCCGCTCCTTCAGACCCGAGGGCGTGTCGCAGGCGATCACCCGCCCCTGGTCCAGGACGGCGACCCGGTCGAGGACGGTCTCGGCCTCGATGACGTTGTGGGTGACCAGCACGACGGTCGTGCCGCGCTCGGCGCGCCGCCGGTCCACGGCGGACCACACCGCCCGCCTCGCCTCGGGGTCCATCGCCGCGGTCGGCTCGTCCAGCACCAGCAGCGGCCGCTCCCCCACCAGCGCCGCGGCGACACAGGCCAGCCGCCGCTGCCCGCCGGACAGCTTGCGCAGCGGCCGCCCGGCGATCCCGGTGAGCCCCAGCTCCTCCAGCACGGCGTCCCGCTCGTCCCGCGCCCGCCGCACGTCCAGGCCGCGCAGCCGCCCGGTGGTCTCGGCGGCGAGGGACACGGTCAGCTCGTCCAGGGCGGTGGACTCCTGACCCAGGTAGGCCAGGATCCGCGAGGCCCGCTCCGGGTGGCGCACGATGTCGTGCCCGAGGATCTCCACGCTGCCGCTGTCGGGCCGCATCAGTCCGGTCAGCTGGCGCACGAGGGTGGACTTGCCCGCGCCGTTCGGTCCGAGCAGTCCGAAGATCTCACCGCGGCGCACCTCCAGCCGCACGTCGTCGGTGGCCCTGACCTCGGGCGTTCCCGGCGCCCCGCGCCGGCCCCGCACCGCCGGATAGGTCTTCGTCAGCCCGCGCACCGCACACACGACCTCACCACTGTCCCGGTAGGTCGGTGCCGCGCGCGTACTCACAAGGAACGAGACTACGGGGTCGGCCGCCGCGGTTCGCCCTCGGGGGCCCGTGTCCGGGGTCGAACCGGTCGGTGCGGACCGGACGTGCGCGCGCCCTTACTGCTCCACGGCGGGCGCCGGTTCCGCCGCCGTCCGGACGTCGATCTCCCGCCAGAAACCGGCCCGGATCGCGTACCGGTCGTGCTCGTCGATCTGATCGTCCTTGTGGGCGAGCAGCCCGAACCGGGCGGCGTAGCGCAGCAGCTCCCCGTCGATCCGGTGGGGGATGCGGGGGTACATTCCGGACAGCTTCTGCAGGTGGCCCTGGTCGCCGAGCCGGGACATCCACCGCCGCGCGAACACCTGTCCGACCTCGTAGGGGTCCCCGCCGACGGTCGTGATGTCCTCCTCGCGGTCGGCCCAGCGCTGCTCCGCCGTGGTGAGCTGCGCCAGCGTCGGCATCGAAGCGACCTCGGGCGGCTCCGCGGCGGTTCCGGGGCGGTCCACCCACCCCTTGTCGGAGGACCAGCGCAGGGTCGCGGTGGCGGGCTGCGGGGGCTGCGGCCCGTGTGCCCGCAGCACCGCCAGGTCCTTGGGCGTCGGCACGCCCTTCGGTGCCGGCACCCGCTCCCCGGCGCCGTTCTGCGCGGCGGCCGGCGCGGTGCGCGGCGGCTCCTCGGCGGGCCGCTCGGCCGCCGGTGCGAGCGCGGAGTCCGGCAGCGGCGCGGACAGGATCGCGGCGATCTCCGGGCGCGGCGCGGGCGGCGGCGCGCAGATCCCGCCGAGTTCCTTGGCCCGGACCGCCTTGGTGATCCAGGTCCGGTCGAGCACGCGCCGCTCGTCGGCCTCGGCGACCAGGTCCTCGGACTGGTTGTAGTCCCCGTCGGCGGCCTGAACGGCCCACAGGTGCACGGCGACCCCGTGCTCCTTGGCGGCCATCATGCCCGGCAGCAGGTCGCCGTCGCCGGTCACCAGGACGATGTCGGAGCAGGCGCGGTTGCGGGCCAGCTCGGTGAGCTCGGCGTGCATCGCTGCGTCGACGCCCTTCTGATTCCACCGGCCGTCACTGCGCGTGAGCGCGCCGAGCCGTACCGTGACGCGGGGCATCACGCGCAGTCTGCGGTGCTCGGGCTGCGGGACGCGGTCGGGGGCGCCGTCGAACCAGTAGATGCGCAGCAGCGGCCGTTCGGTGTCGGACTCGGCGCGTTCGCGCAACCCCTGGATGAGGGCGGCGTGATCGACGGTGATGCGGGACCGTGAAGGCTCCCCGGCGAGGAGGCTGGCGGCGGCCCCCAGCAGATACCCGGCGTCCACCAGGACGACGCAGCGGTCCACGCGACTCACCCTCTTTCCGGGAGGTTTGCTTCGGGCTTCCTTCGAGTCTGCCCGACCACGCGGGGGTTAACGGCCGGAACTCGATCTTCGGCGTGGCGTTTCGGGGATTCGCGCGCCCCTCTCGCTCCGACGAGCCCTGTCACACACGGTAATTGTCCGACATGCGTTCGTTGTCAGCCTATGTGAATCTGGTCCCGGCCCTGGCCCCTAGATTCCCCAGGAGGCACCACCATGGCCAAGAACAAGAACCGTGACCGTAAGCAGCAGCACACCGGCCGCGCGCAGCAGCAGTCGGAGCAGTCGGCGGCGGAGCCGATGTCCGAACAGCACGCCGCTCAGCCGTCGCCCATAGACGGGGCCCGCAAGGGCCGGCAGAAGCGCTTCGGCCACAACTGACATCCGCACAGCGGGCCGTTGCGGTCCAGGTACGGAACGAGGGGCGCATCCGGCATCGGATGCGCCCCTCGCGCACGTCGGGGAGCCGGGCCTCAGCCCGCCAGGCAGGACGGTCCCAGCAGCACCTTCAGGTCGCCGAACAGCGCCGGGTCGGGCTTCACCCGGTGCCGGTCCAGCCGCAGGACGGTCGTCTTCGTCGGCCCCTGGAGCTTGATCCGCACCTCACTGTCGCCCTTGTGGTGGGTGAGGATCTCACCGAGCCTGCTGATCATGGGCGGAGTGACCTTCACCGCCGGGATGGTGAGCACCACGGGCGCGTTGGTGCCCGCGTTGGACAGGTCGGGGACCATCAGCTCCATCGCGACCAGCCGCGGTACGTCCTCCCGCTTGTCCAGGCGGCCCTTGACGAACACCACGGCGTCCTCGACGAGTTGGGTCGACACCAGCTGGTACGTCGCCGGGAAGAACATGCACTCGATGGAACCGGCGAGGTCCTCCACCGTGGCGATCGCCCAGGCGTTGCCCTGCTTGGTCATCTTGCGCTGCAGACCCGAGATGATGCCGCCGATGGTGACGACCGCGCCGTCCCCGAAGTCCCCGCCGGTGAGCTGGGCGATGCCCGCGTCGGCCTTGTCGGACAGCACGTGCTCCAGGCCGAACAGCGGGTGGTCGGAGACGTACAGACCGAGCATCTCCCGCTCCTGGGCGAGCAGGTAGGTCTTGTCCCACTCCTCCGTGGAGAACTCCACGTCCAGACCGAAGCCCGGTTCGCTGCTCGTCTCCTCGCCCATGCCGCCGAAGAGGTCGAACTGCCCCTCCGCCTCCTTGCGCTTGACCGCGACCACGTTGTCGATCATCGGCTCGTACTGCGCCGTCAGGCCCTTGCGGGTGTGGCCCATGGTGTCGAACGCGCCCGCCTTGATCAGCGACTCCGTGGTGCGCTTGTTGCAGACGACCGCGTCAACCTTGTCGAGGTAGTCGGGGAAGGAGGAGTACTTCCCCTTCGACTTGCGGCACTTGATGATCGACTCGACGACGTTCGTGCCGACGTTGCGCACGGCGGAGAGGCCGAAGAGGATCACGTCGTCGCCCTGCGCGGCGAAGTTCGACTCGGACTCGTTGACGTTCGGCGGGAGCACCCGGATGCCCATGCGGCGGCACTCGTTGAGGTAGACCGCCGACTTGTCCTTGTCGTCCTTGACCGAGGTGAGCAGCGCGGCCATGTACTCGGCGGGGTGGTTCGCCTTCAGGTACGCGGTCCAGTACGAGACCAGTCCGTACGCCGCCGAGTGCGCCTTGTTGAACGCGTAGCCGGCGAACGGCACCAGCACGTCCCACAGGGCCTGGATGGCTTCGTCGCTGTAGCCGTTGTTGCGGGCGCCGGCCTGGAAGATGACGAAGTTCTTCTCCAGCTCCTCGGGCTTCTTCTTGCCCATCACGCGGCGGAGGATGTCGGCCTCGCCGAGCGAGTAGCCCGCGATGATCTGGGCGGCCTTCTGCACCTGCTCCTGATAGACGATCAGGCCGTAGGTGACGTCCAGGACCTCCTTGAGCGGCTCCTCCAGCTCGGGGTGGATCGGCGTGATCTCCTGCTGCCCGTTCTTGCGCAGGGCGTAGTTGGTGTGGGAGTTCATGCCCATCGGGCCCGGCCGGTAGAGGGCCGACACGGCGGAGATGTCCTCGAAGTTGTCGGGCTTCATCAGCCGCAGCAGCGAGCGCATGGGGCCGCCGTCGAACTGGAAGACGCCCAGGGTGTCGCCGCGCTGGAGCAGGTCGAAGGTCGTGGGGTCGTCCAGCGGCAGGGACAGCAGGTCGATGTCGAGGCCCTTGTTGGCCTTCACCATCTTGACCGCGTCGTCCATGATCGTGAGGTTGCGCAGGCCCAGGAAGTCCATCTTCAGCAGGCCGAGCGACTCACAGCTCGGGTAGTCCCACTGCGTGATGGTCACGCCGTCGGTGTGCCTGACCCAGACGGGGACGTGGTCCGTGATGGTCTCGCTGGACATGATCACGCCGGCCGCGTGCACGCCCATCTGCCGCACCAGGCCCTCGACGCCCTTCGCGGTGTCGATGACCTTCTTGACGTCCGGCTCGTTCTCGTACATCGCCCGGATCTCGCCCGCCTCCGAGTAGCGGGGGTGCTGCGGGTCGGTGATGCCGGAGAGCGGGATGCCCTTGCCGAGGACGTCCGGCGGCATGGCCTTGGTGAGGCGGTCGCCCATCGCGTACGGGTAGCCCAGGACGCGCGCGGAGTCCTTGATGGCGTTCTTGGCCTTGATGGTGCCGTAGGTGCCGATCTGGGCGACCTTGTCGGCGCCGTACTTCTCGGTCACGTACCTGATCACCTCGGCGCGCCTGCGCTCGTCGAAGTCGATGTCGACGTCGGGCATGGAGATGCGCTCGGGGTTGAGGAACCGCTCGAAGATCAGGCCGTGCGGGATCGGGTCGAGGTCGGTGATGCCGAGGGCGTAGGCGACGATCGAGCCGGCCGCGGAGCCTCGGCCGGGGCCGACCGCGATGCCCTGCTTCTTGGCCCACATGATGAAGTCGGCGACCACGAGGAAGTAGCCGGGGAAGCCCATCGAGATGATCGTGTCCATCTCGTACTCGACCTGCTTCATGCGGTCGTCCGGGATGCCGTCCGGGAAGCGGCGCTGCATGCCGCGCATGGTCTCCTCGCGGAACCAGCTGACCTCGGTGTACCCCTCCGGGATGTCGAACTTGGGCATCAGGTCGCGCTTCTCGAACATGCCCGTGGTGTCGACCATCTCGGCGATCAGCAGGGTGTTGGCGCAGCCCTCCTGCCAGGCGTCCGAGGAGTCGATGGCGTACATCTCGTCCGTGGACTTCAGGTAGTAGCCGGTGCCGTCGAACTTGAAGCGGTCCGGGTCGGAGAGGTTCTTGCCGGTCTGGATGCACAGCAGCGCGTCGTGGGCGCCCGCCTCGTGCGCGTACGTG
This region of Streptomyces chromofuscus genomic DNA includes:
- a CDS encoding ABC transporter ATP-binding protein — encoded protein: MCAVRGLTKTYPAVRGRRGAPGTPEVRATDDVRLEVRRGEIFGLLGPNGAGKSTLVRQLTGLMRPDSGSVEILGHDIVRHPERASRILAYLGQESTALDELTVSLAAETTGRLRGLDVRRARDERDAVLEELGLTGIAGRPLRKLSGGQRRLACVAAALVGERPLLVLDEPTAAMDPEARRAVWSAVDRRRAERGTTVVLVTHNVIEAETVLDRVAVLDQGRVIACDTPSGLKERVAGEVRVDLVWRERAPLDVPEVAALRNRVVQSGRRWTLRLAPEEARAVVSTVTGGAAFAALDDFTLTTPSLEDVYMALGGAARQGLVRA
- a CDS encoding NYN domain-containing protein, coding for MDRCVVLVDAGYLLGAAASLLAGEPSRSRITVDHAALIQGLRERAESDTERPLLRIYWFDGAPDRVPQPEHRRLRVMPRVTVRLGALTRSDGRWNQKGVDAAMHAELTELARNRACSDIVLVTGDGDLLPGMMAAKEHGVAVHLWAVQAADGDYNQSEDLVAEADERRVLDRTWITKAVRAKELGGICAPPPAPRPEIAAILSAPLPDSALAPAAERPAEEPPRTAPAAAQNGAGERVPAPKGVPTPKDLAVLRAHGPQPPQPATATLRWSSDKGWVDRPGTAAEPPEVASMPTLAQLTTAEQRWADREEDITTVGGDPYEVGQVFARRWMSRLGDQGHLQKLSGMYPRIPHRIDGELLRYAARFGLLAHKDDQIDEHDRYAIRAGFWREIDVRTAAEPAPAVEQ
- the dnaE gene encoding DNA polymerase III subunit alpha, whose product is MSKPPFTHLHVHTQYSLLDGAARLKDMFNACNEMGMTHIAMSDHGNLHGAYDFFHSAKKAGVTPIIGIEAYVAPESRRNKRKVLWGQPHQKRDDVSGSGGYTHKTMWAVNSTGLHNLFRLSSDAYAEGWLQKWPRMDKETIARWSEGIVASTGCPSGEVQTRLRLGHFDEALKAAAEYQDIFGKDKYFLELMDHGIEIERRVRDGLLEIGRKLGIPPLVTNDSHYTYAHEAGAHDALLCIQTGKNLSDPDRFKFDGTGYYLKSTDEMYAIDSSDAWQEGCANTLLIAEMVDTTGMFEKRDLMPKFDIPEGYTEVSWFREETMRGMQRRFPDGIPDDRMKQVEYEMDTIISMGFPGYFLVVADFIMWAKKQGIAVGPGRGSAAGSIVAYALGITDLDPIPHGLIFERFLNPERISMPDVDIDFDERRRAEVIRYVTEKYGADKVAQIGTYGTIKAKNAIKDSARVLGYPYAMGDRLTKAMPPDVLGKGIPLSGITDPQHPRYSEAGEIRAMYENEPDVKKVIDTAKGVEGLVRQMGVHAAGVIMSSETITDHVPVWVRHTDGVTITQWDYPSCESLGLLKMDFLGLRNLTIMDDAVKMVKANKGLDIDLLSLPLDDPTTFDLLQRGDTLGVFQFDGGPMRSLLRLMKPDNFEDISAVSALYRPGPMGMNSHTNYALRKNGQQEITPIHPELEEPLKEVLDVTYGLIVYQEQVQKAAQIIAGYSLGEADILRRVMGKKKPEELEKNFVIFQAGARNNGYSDEAIQALWDVLVPFAGYAFNKAHSAAYGLVSYWTAYLKANHPAEYMAALLTSVKDDKDKSAVYLNECRRMGIRVLPPNVNESESNFAAQGDDVILFGLSAVRNVGTNVVESIIKCRKSKGKYSSFPDYLDKVDAVVCNKRTTESLIKAGAFDTMGHTRKGLTAQYEPMIDNVVAVKRKEAEGQFDLFGGMGEETSSEPGFGLDVEFSTEEWDKTYLLAQEREMLGLYVSDHPLFGLEHVLSDKADAGIAQLTGGDFGDGAVVTIGGIISGLQRKMTKQGNAWAIATVEDLAGSIECMFFPATYQLVSTQLVEDAVVFVKGRLDKREDVPRLVAMELMVPDLSNAGTNAPVVLTIPAVKVTPPMISRLGEILTHHKGDSEVRIKLQGPTKTTVLRLDRHRVKPDPALFGDLKVLLGPSCLAG